A single Sorex araneus isolate mSorAra2 chromosome 8, mSorAra2.pri, whole genome shotgun sequence DNA region contains:
- the NOD2 gene encoding nucleotide-binding oligomerization domain-containing protein 2, translating into MCTQQAFQAQRGQLVGQLISGSLEGFESVLDWLLAWDVLSWEDYEGLSLLGQPLSHLARRLLDTVGKKGAWGCERLIEALREAQAQDQAPELPAGWNPHTPHDLQSHRPAVIRRLYSHVEGVLTQAQERGFVSQYECDGIRLPIFTSAQRARRLLDLATVKSNGLATFLLHRIQELPVLSSLSFEDAACKKYMSKLRTTISAQSRFLSTYDGTENLCLEEVYTENALEIRTEPGQAGPRQGSPSLLGLEDLFSARGHLNPDADTVLVVGEAGSGKSTLLQQLLLLWAAGRDFQEFLFVFPFSCRQLQRVAKPLSVQTLLFEHCCWPDVGRPDVFQFLLDHPDRLLLTFDGFDEFRFRFSDCERHCSPTDPTSVQNLLFNLLQGNLLKNARKVLTSRPDAVSALLRKYVRAELNLKGFSEEAIALYLRKRHHEPGVADRLIGLLQATPTLHGLCHLPVFSWMVSKCHQELLLQGGGALKTTTDMYLLILQHFLLHASPVATAAPRPAPCPLRDWLPTLLHLGRLALWGLGTCCYVFTDKQLREASVEAADMTLGFLVHAQRAGPSGGASLEFLHITFQCFFAAFYLVLGADVPPSSLRHLFRCGRPGGWLRGRLLPALCVPGSGTREGSVAALLQEAETHNLQMTAAFLAGLLSREHRDLLAAAEGRVSGKALLQRQACARRCLARSLHRHFRGIPAAVPGEAKSMHAMPNFVWLIRSLHEMQEERLAREAVRGLDVGHLKLTFCGMGPAECAALAFVLRHLRQPVALQLDHNSVGDIGVEQLLPCLGVCKALYLRNNNISDRGICLLVEHALRCEPLQKLALFNNRLTDGSARALARLLACKRNFLSLRLGNNHFTAAGAQVLAEGLRGNTSLQFLGFWGNKVGDHGAQALAEALGKHENLKWLSLVGNNIGRVGARALALMLEQTMSLEELCLEENQLEDEGVCSLAEGMKRNSSLKILKLSNNGVTHLGATALLQALEENATLQEVWLRGNAFSPEELERLSRQDTRLLL; encoded by the exons ATGTGCACGCAGCAGGCTTTCCAGGCGCAGAGGGGCCAGCTGGTGGGGCAGCTGATCTCGGGCTCCTTGGAGGGCTTCGAGAGCGTCCTGGACTGGCTGCTGGCGTGGGACGTCCTCTCTTGGGAGGACTACGAGGGCCTGAGCCTCCTGGGCCAGCCCCTCTCCCACTTGGCCAGGCGCCTCCTGGACACAGTCGGGAAGAAAGGGGCGTGGGGCTGTGAGCGACTCATCGAGGCACTGCGCGAGGCCCAGGCCCAGGACCAGGCCCCCGAGCTACCGGCCGGCTGGAACCCCCACACGCCCCATGACCTGCAGAGCCACCGGCCCGCGGTCATCAGGAGACTCTACAGCCACGTGGAGGGCGTGCTGACCCAGGCGCAGGAGCGAGGCTTTGTCAGCCAGTATGAGTGTGACGGGATCAGGCTGCCCATCTTCACCTCGgcccagcgg GCAAGAAGGCTCCTTGACCTCGCCACAGTAAAGTCGAATGGACTGGCCACCTTTCTTTTACACCGTATTCAGGAGTTGCCAGTTCTGTCCTCTCTGTCTTTTGaag ACGCTGCGTGTAAGAAGTACATGTCCAAACTCAGGACCACCATCTCCGCCCAGTCCCGCTTCCTGAGCACCTACGACGGGACAGAGAACCTCTGCCTGGAGGAAGTGTACACAGAGAACGCTCTGGAGATCCGCACGGAGCCAGGCCAGGCTGGACCCCGGCAGGGCAGTCCGTCCCTCCTGGGCCTGGAGGACCTGTTCAGTGCCCGTGGCCACCTCAACCCGGACGCGGACACCGTGCTGGTGGTGGGCGAGGCGGGCAGCGGCAAGAGCACGCTCCTGCAGCAGCTGCTCCTGCTGTGGGCCGCGGGCCGCGATTTCCAGGAGTTCCTCTTCGTCTTCCCGTTCAGCTGCCGGCAGCTGCAGCGCGTGGCCAAGCCGCTGTCCGTGCAGACGCTGCTCTTCGAGCACTGTTGCTGGCCCGACGTGGGCCGGCCGGACGTCTTCCAGTTTCTCCTGGACCATCCCGACCGCCTCCTCCTCACCTTCGACGGCTTTGATGAGTTCCGATTCCGGTTCTCGGACTGCGAGCGACACTGCTCTCCAACCGACCCCACGTCTGTCCAGAACCTGCTCTTCAACCTCCTGCAGGGCAACCTCCTGAAGAACGCCCGCAAGGTGCTGACCAGCCGCCCAGACGCAGTGTCGGCCTTGCTCCGGAAGTACGTGCGGGCGGAGCTCAACCTGAAGGGCTTCTCGGAGGAGGCCATCGCCCTGTATCTGAGGAAGCGTCACCACGAGCCCGGCGTGGCCGACCGCCTCATCGGCCTTCTCCAAGCCACCCCGACCCTTCACGGCTTGTGCCACCTCCCCGTCTTCTCGTGGATGGTGTCCAAATGCCACCAGGAGCTGTTGCTACAAGGCGGGGGCGCCCTGAAGACCACCACGGATATGTACCTGCTGATCTTGCAGCATTTCCTGCTCCACGCCTCCCCCGTGGCCacagccgccccccgcccggcaccctgcccgctgcgagactggctccccaccctcctgcacCTTGGCCGCCTGGCCCTCTGGGGCCTGGGCACCTGCTGCTACGTGTTCACCGACAAGCAGCTTCGGGAGGCCAGCGTGGAGGCGGCGGACATGACTCTGGGCTTCCTGGTGCATGCCCAAAGGGCGGGGCCCAGCGGCGGGGCGTCCCTGGAATTTCTGCACATCACCTTCCAGTGCTTTTTTGCCGCCTTCTACCTCGTGCTCGGCGCGGACGTGCCACCGTCTTCGCTCAGGCACCTCTTCAGATGTGGCAGGCCCGGGGGCTGGCTCCGGGGCCGGCTGCTGCCCGCGCTGTGCGTGCCGGGCTCGGGGACCAGAGAGGGCAGCGTGGCAGCTCTGTTGCAGGAGGCGGAGACTCACAACCTGCAGATGACGGCCGCCTTCCTGGCCGGGCTGCTGTCTCGGGAGCACCGGGACCTGCTGGCCGCCGCCGAGGGCCGGGTCTCGGGGAAGGCGCTGCTGCAGCGCCAGGCCTGCGCCCGCCGCTGTCTGGCCCGCAGCCTCCACCGGCACTTCCGCGGCATCCCCGCGGCGGTGCCCGGGGAGGCCAAGAGCATGCACGCCATGCCCAACTTCGTCTGGCTCATCCGGAGCCTGCATGAGATGCAGGAGGAGCGGCTGGCGCGGGAGGCCGTGCGGGGGCTGGACGTCGGGCACCTCAAGCTGACCTTCTGCGGCATGGGCCCCGCCGAGTGCGCGGCCCTGGCCTTCGTGCTGCGGCACCTCCGGCAGCCCGTGGCCTTGCAGCTGGACCACAACTCGGTGGGCGACATCGGCGTGGAGCAGCTGCTGCCTTGTCTCGGAGTCTGCAAGGCGCTTTA CCTGCGAAACAACAACATCTCAGACCGAGGCATCTGCCTGCTGGTGGAGCATGCCCTTCGCTGCGAGCCTCTGCAGAAGTTAGC TCTTTTCAACAACAGGCTGACGGACGGCTCTGCCCGCGCGCTGGCACGGCTCCTTGCTTGCAAGCGGAACTTTCTGTCCTTAAG GCTGGGCAATAACCACTTCACTGCCGCGGGCGCCCAGGTGCTGGCCGAGGGCCTCCGAGGCAACACCTCCCTGCAGTTCCTGGG GTTCTGGGGGAACAAGGTGGGCGACCACGGGGCGCAGGCCTTGGCTGAAGCCTTAGGTAAACACGAGAACCTGAAGTGGCTCAG CCTGGTGGGGAACAACATTGGCCGTGTGGGCGCGCGGGCCTTAGCACTGATGTTGGAGCAGACCATGTCCCTGGAAGAACTCTG